In Psychrobacter immobilis, a single genomic region encodes these proteins:
- a CDS encoding homoserine dehydrogenase, with translation MSNSIKLAILGLGTVGTGVINLINDNLNELKRRSGRDIIITEVGTRRHRDDINPNIMQNSDLMATAASDNVDIVVEVIGGTTLAKDVIMHAIKNGKHVVTANKALLAEHGNEIFAFAEEHNVHVAYEAAVAGGIPIIKVMREALAANKIDWLAGIINGTGNFIMTEMRDKGRPFADVLSEAQELGYAEADPTFDVEGIDAAHKLALLASIAFGIPLQFDKVYCEGITGITLQDVNYAEELGYRIKHLGFAVRRDGQGNDEASGIELRVHPTLIPQDALLANVNGVKNAVLVNSHPLGQTLYCGDGAGAGATASAVMADVMDLVRVLGSKDSNDESNSNQNNHGHHVPHLAFIPEQLSDTPILRAEQMITGYYLRVHAYDSPGVLADITRILSDAGINIDAILQKPAHKVGQVPVIILTLPVVESQMNLAIEKIEKLETITDKVVRIRLDELA, from the coding sequence GTGAGTAATTCCATCAAACTAGCGATACTTGGTCTGGGCACCGTCGGAACGGGCGTGATCAATCTAATCAATGACAACTTAAATGAGCTAAAACGCCGTAGCGGACGCGACATTATCATTACCGAAGTTGGTACGCGCCGTCATCGTGATGATATTAATCCCAATATTATGCAAAACAGTGACTTGATGGCAACTGCTGCAAGCGACAATGTCGATATCGTCGTCGAGGTGATTGGCGGTACGACCCTTGCCAAAGACGTAATTATGCACGCCATTAAAAACGGTAAGCATGTGGTGACTGCAAATAAGGCGCTATTGGCAGAACATGGCAACGAAATCTTTGCCTTTGCTGAAGAGCATAACGTCCATGTCGCTTATGAAGCAGCAGTCGCAGGCGGTATCCCCATTATCAAAGTCATGCGTGAAGCGCTCGCTGCCAATAAAATCGATTGGCTAGCAGGTATCATCAACGGTACTGGCAACTTTATCATGACCGAAATGCGTGACAAAGGTCGCCCGTTTGCAGACGTGTTGAGCGAAGCACAAGAATTGGGTTATGCAGAAGCAGACCCGACTTTTGATGTCGAAGGTATTGATGCGGCTCATAAACTGGCATTACTCGCCTCTATCGCCTTTGGTATTCCGCTGCAATTTGACAAGGTCTACTGTGAAGGCATCACTGGTATCACCTTACAAGACGTCAACTATGCGGAAGAGCTTGGCTACCGTATCAAGCATTTGGGCTTTGCCGTACGCCGTGATGGTCAAGGTAATGATGAGGCTTCTGGTATCGAACTACGCGTGCACCCAACGCTCATTCCGCAGGATGCGTTACTCGCCAACGTCAATGGCGTAAAAAACGCCGTACTGGTCAACTCTCATCCGCTTGGACAGACGCTATATTGCGGTGATGGTGCTGGTGCTGGCGCAACCGCTTCTGCGGTAATGGCCGATGTGATGGATTTGGTGCGTGTTCTAGGTAGCAAAGACAGTAACGATGAAAGCAACAGTAATCAAAACAACCACGGTCACCATGTGCCGCATTTAGCATTTATCCCTGAGCAGCTATCAGACACGCCCATATTGCGCGCTGAGCAGATGATTACCGGTTATTATCTGCGCGTACATGCTTATGATAGCCCTGGTGTGTTGGCAGATATTACTCGCATTCTAAGCGATGCTGGTATCAATATCGATGCGATTTTACAAAAACCTGCGCACAAAGTTGGTCAAGTTCCGGTTATTATTTTGACGTTGCCCGTGGTCGAAAGTCAGATGAATCTAGCCATCGAAAAAATTGAAAAATTAGAGACCATTACTGATAAAGTAGTACGCATTCGCTTAGATGAGCTAGCATAA
- a CDS encoding thiolase family protein, with translation MSNDAIVILNGARTPMGGFQGALKDMSATELGGAAIKAAVERSGVAVDSIDEVIMGCILTAGLGQGPARQAMRNAGLSDSTGAVTINKLCGSGLKAVMQAHDGIKAGSFNVAVAGGMESMTNAPYIMPGSRGGYRMGHKEVKDHMFLDGLEDAETGKLMGMFAQEMADEKGYTREQMDAFAIESLNRALTAIKDDHFKDEITPVTFKTRKGEQTVDTDEQPALANAERIPTLRPAFAKDGTITAANASSISDGAAAVVVMKESQAKAEGLDYQARIVATASNSRHPSEFTIAPIGAIEKVLASAGWSVADVDLWEINEAFAMVTMAAMDELKIDHAKVNVEGGACALGHPVGCSGARILITLINSLKRTGGKKGVATLCIGGGEAVAVAIELA, from the coding sequence ATGTCAAATGATGCAATTGTAATTTTAAACGGCGCACGTACTCCAATGGGCGGCTTCCAAGGCGCACTAAAAGACATGAGCGCAACGGAACTTGGTGGTGCTGCTATTAAAGCCGCTGTCGAACGCTCAGGTGTGGCGGTCGATAGTATTGACGAAGTCATTATGGGCTGTATCTTGACCGCAGGCTTGGGTCAAGGCCCTGCGCGTCAAGCGATGCGTAATGCAGGTTTATCTGATTCAACTGGCGCTGTCACTATTAACAAGCTTTGTGGTTCAGGGCTAAAAGCAGTCATGCAAGCACATGACGGCATCAAAGCAGGTAGTTTCAATGTGGCAGTCGCTGGTGGCATGGAATCAATGACCAATGCGCCATACATTATGCCAGGGTCACGTGGTGGCTACCGTATGGGACATAAAGAAGTCAAAGATCACATGTTCTTAGATGGTTTAGAAGATGCTGAAACTGGCAAACTGATGGGTATGTTCGCACAGGAAATGGCTGATGAAAAAGGCTATACCCGTGAGCAAATGGATGCGTTTGCTATAGAATCGCTAAATCGTGCGCTCACTGCTATCAAAGACGACCACTTCAAAGATGAAATCACGCCAGTGACTTTTAAAACCCGTAAAGGCGAGCAAACCGTCGATACCGATGAGCAACCAGCGCTTGCTAATGCTGAGCGTATCCCTACTCTACGTCCAGCCTTCGCCAAAGATGGTACCATCACGGCAGCAAACGCCAGCTCAATCTCAGACGGTGCGGCAGCGGTTGTGGTCATGAAAGAATCGCAAGCAAAAGCTGAAGGCCTTGATTATCAAGCGCGTATCGTTGCAACCGCATCAAACTCTCGTCACCCAAGCGAATTTACCATTGCTCCGATTGGTGCAATTGAAAAAGTACTGGCTAGTGCTGGTTGGTCAGTCGCTGATGTTGACTTATGGGAAATCAACGAAGCGTTTGCAATGGTAACCATGGCGGCGATGGACGAGCTAAAAATTGACCATGCCAAAGTAAACGTTGAAGGTGGCGCTTGTGCACTCGGTCATCCAGTAGGCTGTTCAGGTGCTCGTATCTTGATCACGCTTATCAACTCTCTCAAGCGTACTGGCGGCAAAAAAGGCGTTGCAACACTTTGTATTGGTGGCGGTGAAGCCGTGGCTGTTGCTATTGAACTTGCTTGA
- a CDS encoding DUF808 domain-containing protein, whose amino-acid sequence MAGASLLTLLDDISVILDDVSVMTKVAAKKTAGVLGDDLALNAEQVTGVKANRELPVVWAVAKGSFINKLILVPAALLISAVYPPLVTFLLMCGGLFLVYEGAEKVIHRFWPHALPHDEEQNARRQANADETIDLVAFEKEKIKGAVRTDFILSAEIIVIALGSTASATLLERSLVLSILAIGITIGIYGLVAGIVKIDDAGLHLMEQEGAFKQKLGKLMFAAAPKLMKFLSIAGTLAMFLVGGGILVHGIGFLHHGVEDIADLTGIFESLTTTILNGVIGFIIGAAVVAIFTVISKIRGKDDTASSAH is encoded by the coding sequence ATGGCAGGTGCCAGTTTATTAACCCTACTTGATGATATCAGTGTGATATTGGATGATGTTTCCGTCATGACCAAAGTCGCTGCTAAAAAAACCGCCGGTGTATTGGGCGATGATTTGGCGCTCAACGCAGAACAGGTCACGGGTGTCAAAGCCAATCGTGAGCTACCAGTGGTCTGGGCGGTCGCCAAAGGCTCATTTATTAATAAGCTTATTCTAGTACCAGCGGCACTCTTGATTAGTGCTGTTTATCCACCGCTGGTCACTTTTTTACTAATGTGTGGTGGTTTGTTTTTGGTTTACGAAGGCGCTGAAAAAGTCATTCATCGATTTTGGCCACATGCTTTGCCGCATGATGAGGAGCAAAATGCTCGTCGGCAAGCCAATGCTGATGAGACTATAGATTTGGTCGCTTTTGAAAAGGAAAAGATCAAAGGTGCAGTACGTACGGATTTTATTCTGTCAGCTGAGATTATCGTGATTGCCTTGGGATCAACGGCAAGCGCCACTTTATTAGAACGAAGCTTGGTGCTGTCTATTTTAGCCATCGGTATTACGATTGGTATTTATGGCTTGGTTGCTGGTATCGTGAAGATAGACGATGCAGGTCTGCATTTAATGGAACAAGAAGGGGCGTTCAAGCAAAAATTGGGCAAGTTAATGTTTGCAGCGGCACCCAAACTGATGAAGTTTCTATCTATCGCTGGCACGTTGGCGATGTTTTTAGTAGGCGGTGGTATCTTGGTACACGGTATCGGCTTTTTACATCATGGAGTAGAGGATATCGCTGATTTAACGGGTATCTTTGAAAGCTTAACGACAACGATATTAAATGGCGTCATTGGTTTTATCATTGGCGCTGCGGTTGTGGCTATCTTCACAGTTATTAGTAAAATTCGTGGAAAGGACGACACAGCGTCATCTGCACACTAA
- a CDS encoding DsbC family protein: MSSPIAKNIFAHNRFSRNNLSRFMMSALLVVVAAGCSNNAADATSNTSIVNNTDAKTSTSNVSADSDAAVVKALQANLNTSGIEENIISAVPTDMDGIYWVTAEGLPSFFTDKSGKHIIQGQIIAVGEALPVDISAALVASTAQEALKAVDKKDMVIYPAIGETKSVVYAFTDADCGYCRKLHEEMDDINARGIEVRYLAWPRSQESVPKMEAIWCSQDRKAAMNQGKMGADVQAPSCASPVQEHMALGAKLGVRGTPAIFTESGQQVGGYLPAAELAQAVGAS, from the coding sequence ATGTCATCCCCGATTGCAAAAAACATCTTTGCTCATAACCGCTTTTCTCGAAATAATTTATCTCGCTTTATGATGAGTGCACTGCTTGTTGTGGTTGCTGCGGGCTGCTCAAACAATGCAGCAGATGCGACCAGCAACACCAGTATCGTCAATAATACCGATGCTAAAACCAGTACAAGTAACGTATCTGCTGATAGCGATGCTGCCGTGGTAAAGGCGTTGCAGGCGAATTTAAATACGTCTGGTATTGAAGAAAATATCATTTCAGCCGTACCAACAGATATGGATGGTATTTATTGGGTTACAGCGGAAGGACTGCCTTCTTTCTTTACTGATAAGTCTGGCAAACACATTATCCAAGGTCAGATTATTGCTGTTGGCGAGGCTCTGCCTGTCGATATCAGTGCGGCATTGGTTGCTAGTACCGCACAAGAAGCCCTAAAAGCCGTCGATAAAAAAGACATGGTGATTTATCCAGCAATAGGCGAAACGAAGTCAGTGGTCTATGCCTTTACCGATGCAGACTGTGGTTATTGTCGTAAATTGCATGAAGAGATGGATGATATCAATGCACGTGGTATCGAAGTACGTTATTTGGCATGGCCGCGCAGTCAGGAATCAGTGCCAAAAATGGAAGCCATTTGGTGTAGTCAAGATCGTAAGGCGGCCATGAATCAAGGAAAAATGGGCGCTGATGTACAAGCGCCTAGCTGTGCCAGCCCTGTACAAGAACACATGGCACTGGGTGCAAAACTTGGTGTGCGTGGTACTCCCGCTATCTTTACAGAATCTGGTCAGCAAGTAGGTGGCTATCTACCTGCGGCGGAGTTGGCTCAAGCTGTCGGTGCTAGCTAA
- a CDS encoding DUF2382 domain-containing protein has protein sequence MSQLIRLKDIQATHKDLIGDDYYDPTGKTAYGVNEEKIGKIEGALVEDTTGRIRYLIVDAGGWFSSKEVLVPAGLARIVGDDVFFDSLTKSQVDAMEVYDHDYQYSYKDQYQKDRQAFVADTVPVAERMEIADHAYDAPNTLELLEERLTVNKDRIVAGLVKVGKHIVTEERNVDVELEEEHANIQRTNVDRPTDRRIGDIDGNQTIEVELEAERARVGKDTYVSEEVNVGKTTERHTETIVETIQREELDIDRDGNVVDREGNIIDRDGITAEDVRRARGM, from the coding sequence ATGAGCCAACTAATTCGTTTAAAAGATATCCAAGCTACTCATAAAGATTTAATCGGTGATGATTATTATGACCCAACAGGTAAAACTGCTTATGGCGTCAATGAAGAAAAAATCGGTAAAATTGAAGGTGCATTAGTAGAAGATACCACTGGTCGCATTCGTTATTTGATCGTTGATGCAGGCGGTTGGTTCAGTTCAAAAGAAGTGTTAGTACCAGCAGGTTTGGCACGTATCGTTGGTGATGACGTATTCTTTGACAGCTTGACCAAGTCTCAAGTCGATGCCATGGAAGTATATGACCATGATTATCAGTATAGCTATAAAGACCAGTATCAAAAGGATCGTCAAGCATTTGTCGCGGATACAGTTCCAGTTGCAGAGCGTATGGAGATTGCAGACCATGCCTATGACGCACCAAACACACTAGAGCTACTAGAAGAGCGCTTGACCGTCAATAAAGATCGTATCGTGGCAGGTTTGGTTAAAGTTGGTAAGCATATAGTGACCGAAGAGCGCAATGTCGATGTTGAGCTAGAAGAAGAGCATGCTAATATCCAGCGTACTAACGTAGATCGTCCAACAGATCGCCGCATCGGTGACATTGATGGCAATCAAACCATTGAAGTTGAACTAGAGGCTGAACGTGCCCGCGTTGGTAAAGACACTTATGTATCTGAAGAAGTAAACGTCGGTAAAACCACTGAACGTCATACTGAAACTATCGTTGAGACTATCCAACGTGAAGAATTGGATATCGATCGCGATGGCAACGTAGTAGACCGCGAAGGCAACATAATCGACCGTGATGGTATTACTGCAGAAGACGTACGCCGCGCTCGTGGTATGTAA